The nucleotide sequence TCCGGGTCGGCTGGTTGTCGGGGCGGGAGGTCGTCGGCGCGGGTTTCGTCGGAGCCTGCGTCGTCGGCTTGGCGCTGGTCGGGGGCTCACTGGCCTTGGTCGGCGCGGTGGCCGCCGGCTGCGACGGCGCGTTGGTCGGGAAGCTGGTGCAGTTCTCCTTGGCCTGGACGGCGCCGAACTCCACGCGTTCCTTGGGGTTCGACGGCCCCGGCGCGGGGGTCTGGTCGCAGACCTTCCAGTTCTTGTCGGCCGCGGGCTTGCGCCCCTTGCCGGCCGCGTCGCGGTAGACGATGTCGGCGAACCCGAGCTGCCGCACGGTGTCGGTCGCGGTGCCCAGGTCCTTGCCCCCGAGGTCGGGAATGTCGACGGTGGGCACCGAGCCGCCCTGACCGGGGGTTTCCTGCCCGGTCGGCCGGGCGTCCTTGGCCGAGTTCTTCGTACCGGAACCGCTGCTGCACCCGGCCATCGCGAGCGTGGCGGTGACGAGCAGAGCCATCGTCGTACGAGCGGCGTGGTCGCGCATGGTCGGCATCTCCCGGGTGCGTTCGGCTCCCGGAACCCTAGCGACGCCCGCCCCGCAAGCACATTCGAACCTCCGAAACCCGCGGCACGCGACCCCGAAATGAGATCTGACGTGACGTCAATTCACTGCGTGATACAGCGAGTTCGACCGTCACACCATCGACAGGGGCGGTAGCGGGACGAGGCGCGGCAGCGGAACGGGGGCGACGCCGGAACGGGGCGACGGAGGACGGCCGCGGCCCGAGAGGTGCGTGCCCGCGGCCACCGGAGCGCGCGGCGAGTGCGCTCCGTCATGAGGCGGACACACCGCGGGTGTCCGCCGGGACCGTGCCGGCCGCTGTCCGGCATCGGCCACCTTTGGCCATCTCCCACGCGCCTCTCCCACCATGATTCCGACCCCCGCGAGAGCCCCGCCGGCCGTCTCCGGCACCGCGGGGCTCTCGACTGTCCCCCCTGGTCACCGCGGGTGCGGCGCCGCGGGCCGCCGCGGGTCAGCCGGTGTAGTCGACCTGCAGCTCCTTGATGCCGTTGATCCATGCGTGGCGCAACCGACGGGGTTCGGCGGCCTTGGCGATGTTCGGCATCGCCTCGGCGATGGCGTTGAACATCAGGTTGATCTCCATCCGGGCGAGCGACGCGCCGAGGCAGAAGTGCGGGCCTCCGCCGCCGAAGCCGAGGTGGGGGTTGGGGTCGCGCGTGATGTCGAACTTGTCGGGGTTGTCGAAGACGTCCCCGTCGAAGTTGGCGGAGCTGTAGAAGATGCCGACGCGCTGCCCCTCCTTGATCTCCTGGCCGCCGAGCACGGTGTCCTCGGTCGCGGTGCGCTGGAACGCCATGACGGGCGAGGAGTAGCGGATGATCTCGTCGGCGGTGGTCTCCGGGCGCGACGCCTTGTAGAGGTCCCACTGGTCGGGGTTGTCGAAGAAGGCCAGCATGCCGTGGGTGATGGCGTTGCGGGTGGTCTCGTTGCCGGCGACGGCCAGCAGCAGCACGAAGAAGCCGAATTCGTCGGAGGAGAGGGAGCCTTCGGATTCCGCGGCGACGAGCCGGGACACGATGTCCTGGGCGGGGCACGCCTTGCGTTCCTCGGCCATGCCCATCGAGTACATCATGATCTCGGCCGCGGCCTGCTCGCCGACGGAGGAGTTCTCGGCGTAGTCGGGGTCGTCGTAGCCGAGCATCTGGTTCGACCACGCGAAGATCTTGCCCCGGTCGTCCTGCGGGACGCCGATGAGTTCGGCGATCGCCTGGAGCGGGAGTTCGCACGCGATCTGGGTGACGAAGTCGCCGGTGCCCGCCTTGGCGGCCTCGCCGACGATGCGGGCGGCGCGCTCGGTGAGGGTGTCCTTGAGGGCGTTGATCGCGCGCGGGGTGAAGCCGCGCTGCACGATCGAGCGCAGCCGGGTGTGCTCGGGCGGGTCGATGTTGACCATGATGAGCTTTTGCGCGTCGATCGTGTCGAGTTGGATGCCCTCGCCGAAGCGGATGATCGCGGTGTTGCGGTTCGTCGAGTAGATCTCCGGTTTGGTGGAGACCTCCTTGACGTCGGCGTGCCGGGTGACCAGCCAGTATCCGTCGTCGCCGAAGTTGGAGACCCGCGAGGTCTGCGGGATCCACTTGACGGGCGCGGTGCGGCGCAGTTCGGCGAACTCCTCCAGAGGCAGCCGCTGGGTGTAGAGGTCCGGGTCGGTCGGGTCGAAGTCCGCCGAAAGAGCCGGACAGGTCATGGGAGCCTCCTCGGGCTGTTCGCCGGGACGTTCCTCCCGGACGGATGCCAACAAACCGGATTTTTCCGGTATTTCGCAGGTGCGTGAGAGCCGGTCCCGCCGGGGTGCGCGCCGCGTCCCGGGCTAGGCCGCGTCCGGCGTGGCCGGGCTGGTGCGGCGGGTCGTGCGGGTGGGCAGCAGCCGTCGCACGATGTCCAGGAGCGTGCCGCGCAGTTCGTCGTCGGGGAGGTCGGAGAAGGTCGCGACCGCGGAGTACAGCCCACCCATCGCGACGGCCGCCGCGACGCGGTACTCGACGGGTCGTTCGCTGTCGTTGATGACGGCGCCCACCCGTGCGGTGATCGACTCCAGCCGCGGCCTGATCGCGGGGTGCGTACCCACTGACACATCGTGATCGAGGATGACCGCGAGTGTGCGGTAGCGGAGCAGGAAGTCGACGTACCCCTCGAACAGGACGCGCTGGCGCACCGCCTGGCCCTTGCGGCGTTCGGCGGCGTCGAGCACGCGGTCCAGGTCGTTGAGGGCGGGGCGGAGCAGCGCGTCGAGCAGTTCGTCCTTGGTGCGGAAGTGGTAGTAGAGGGCGGCTTTGGTGACACCGACGCGGTCCGCGATGGCCTGGAGCGAGGTGCCGGCGAAGCCGTTCTCGCCGAAAAGCTCCATGGCGACAGCGAGCACTCTGTCGTACGTGTCTTCCGGCGTCGGCGCGGCCATGGCCCTTGCCCTCCCCTCGGGGCGCGCGTACGAGCGGTTCGGTGCCGTGCGGGTGCTGCCTCTCGTGGGTGAAACGTACGTCGGAGACTGTCGAATGACAAGCCTGATGGGGCGTCAATTATGAAGCGGTGCACGTTGGTTGGGCATTTCCCGCTTACCGTGCGGCAAGTTGGCGGGGAGGTCGGGACGTCCGCCCGTACGGCACCGCGCGATGGCGCGGCGGCCACCCCATACGGCGGGCGCGATGACACGGCCACCCCCGGCACGGCATGATGCGCTGCACAAACGGGCGGCGATCGCGCGGCGTGCGCGCCGGACCGGCAGGCCGCCGCCCGGCATCGACCAGTCCCGTGACAGCAGGGGGAACCCCGCAATGCCGTGCGCCAACTGTGGTGCTCCACTCGCCCCGAACGGACCGTGCCCCGCGTGCGGCGCCGCTCCACCCCAGGCGGCCCGCGACCCGTTCGCCCCGCCGTCCCCCTCGGGTCCGGGTGTGCCGGGCGGCCCCGGCGTCCCGCCCGGTGCCGTGCCGATGCAGCCGGGCCCTCCCCCGCCCGGCATGGGCGTCCCGCCCGGGATGCCGTTGGGCGGCCCCGGCGGCCACCAGCCCGGACACGCGTGGCCGCCGCCCATGCCGATGGAGTGGATCCCGGTCAAGCCGCTGCGCGGCCTCGCGAACGCCGTGTGCATTCTGCTCGGCATCGTCGCGGGGATCAGCGTGCTGGGCGCGATCGCGATGTTCCACCGGGCCGCGCTGGTCGACGGCGTCACCCTCAGCGACGTGCTGTCCGGCGACCTGGAGGACGCGGACGACTTCGTCGAGGTGACCACGGCGCTGTACGCCCTGGGCATGCTGGCCGCGGGGATCGTCTTCGTCGTCTGGTTCTCCCGGGCCCGCAGCAACACCGAGGCGTGGTACGGCCCGTCGGCGACGATGAGCAAGGGCTGGGCGATCGGCGGCTGGTTCATCCCGCTCGCCAACTTCGTGATCCCGAAGATCGTCGCGCACGACATCTGGAAGCGCAGCGACCCGCAGTCGGCGATGCCGGGCGGACGCCCCGCCGGCAAGGCCCTGCTGTGGTGGTGGTGGATCATCTACTCGGTCGGCTCGCTCACGTTCCTCGGCTCCGCCGCCGAGCGCAAAACCGAGGACGAGTTGGACAACGGCGACGTCACGTTGTCGGAGTACGTCGACTCCGTGGTGGCCGGCGACCGGGTCGGGGCGGTGGCCCTTCTCCTGCTGGTCGCGGGTGCCGTGCTGGCGATCCTCGTCGTGCAGCGGGTGACCGCGATGCAGGAGCAGCGCATGGGGTTGCAGCCGCCTCCGGGCGCGTACGCGGGCGCGATGCCGATGGCGGGCGCGCCGGGCATGCCGGGGATGCCGGGCGGCGGATTCGGCGCGCCGGGGATGCCCGGGGCACCGGGAGCGCCGTTCGGCTCCCTCGCGGGTCCGCCGCCCGGCTGGGGTGGCGCGGCACCGCAGCCGCCTGCCGCTCCGGCGGCGCCGTCGGCCCCGGTCGACCTCGGCAAGTCCGACGACCCCGGCGCGCCTCGCTAGCGCGGCCCGCCGGGACACCTCCCGGGCGCGGCCGTCCCGGCTCCGCCGCCGTCTCGCGCGGCTGGCCCGGCCGAGCGCGGCCCGGCCGGACGCGGCCCGGTCACGTGACCGATCCCGCCTCGTCACCGCAGTCGGCGGCGGACCTCGCGGACGACCTCGTCCTCGACCCTGCGCCGCGCCGCGCGGCGCGGGTCGGCGATCCAGGTGAAGCGGGCGCGGGCCCGTCGGACCGGCGCGGGGGTCAGGTGTGCGGCCGGGTGGCGCGTCGCCGACCGGGCCTGGGACCAGCGTGCGTACCAGCGTGGGGCGATGAT is from Yinghuangia sp. ASG 101 and encodes:
- a CDS encoding excalibur calcium-binding domain-containing protein; this translates as MRDHAARTTMALLVTATLAMAGCSSGSGTKNSAKDARPTGQETPGQGGSVPTVDIPDLGGKDLGTATDTVRQLGFADIVYRDAAGKGRKPAADKNWKVCDQTPAPGPSNPKERVEFGAVQAKENCTSFPTNAPSQPAATAPTKASEPPTSAKPTTQAPTKPAPTTSRPDNQPTRSGFVFYRNCEEAKEAGAAPLHRGDPGYSRRLDKDGDGVACEK
- a CDS encoding cytochrome P450, whose translation is MTCPALSADFDPTDPDLYTQRLPLEEFAELRRTAPVKWIPQTSRVSNFGDDGYWLVTRHADVKEVSTKPEIYSTNRNTAIIRFGEGIQLDTIDAQKLIMVNIDPPEHTRLRSIVQRGFTPRAINALKDTLTERAARIVGEAAKAGTGDFVTQIACELPLQAIAELIGVPQDDRGKIFAWSNQMLGYDDPDYAENSSVGEQAAAEIMMYSMGMAEERKACPAQDIVSRLVAAESEGSLSSDEFGFFVLLLAVAGNETTRNAITHGMLAFFDNPDQWDLYKASRPETTADEIIRYSSPVMAFQRTATEDTVLGGQEIKEGQRVGIFYSSANFDGDVFDNPDKFDITRDPNPHLGFGGGGPHFCLGASLARMEINLMFNAIAEAMPNIAKAAEPRRLRHAWINGIKELQVDYTG
- a CDS encoding TetR/AcrR family transcriptional regulator, producing MAAPTPEDTYDRVLAVAMELFGENGFAGTSLQAIADRVGVTKAALYYHFRTKDELLDALLRPALNDLDRVLDAAERRKGQAVRQRVLFEGYVDFLLRYRTLAVILDHDVSVGTHPAIRPRLESITARVGAVINDSERPVEYRVAAAVAMGGLYSAVATFSDLPDDELRGTLLDIVRRLLPTRTTRRTSPATPDAA
- a CDS encoding DUF4328 domain-containing protein — its product is MGVPPGMPLGGPGGHQPGHAWPPPMPMEWIPVKPLRGLANAVCILLGIVAGISVLGAIAMFHRAALVDGVTLSDVLSGDLEDADDFVEVTTALYALGMLAAGIVFVVWFSRARSNTEAWYGPSATMSKGWAIGGWFIPLANFVIPKIVAHDIWKRSDPQSAMPGGRPAGKALLWWWWIIYSVGSLTFLGSAAERKTEDELDNGDVTLSEYVDSVVAGDRVGAVALLLLVAGAVLAILVVQRVTAMQEQRMGLQPPPGAYAGAMPMAGAPGMPGMPGGGFGAPGMPGAPGAPFGSLAGPPPGWGGAAPQPPAAPAAPSAPVDLGKSDDPGAPR